Within the Nitrospirota bacterium genome, the region GACCAGCTCAGGACTTATGGCATATAGCAGCACGGCTCAGGGCTCACAAGGGGTCATGAAAAACGTCATTCCCGCGTATGCGGGAATCCAGACCGGGGGCCTGATTCTGGATTCCCACTCCCCGCTTAAATCATGCGGGAACAGGTTCCGTGGGAATGACGGGTTTATAGGAGCATTTTCGGATGAAACATTCCGGCTGGATAAAAAGGTCTCCGATGCTTTCAGCGAGGTCACACTTTGCTGTAGCATCCTGCAAAGGGAAGATATATGTCTTCGGCGGCGGTGGCATCGGTTTTTCAAGCCTCAACAGCACAGAGATCTACGATCCAGAAAAAGATGTCTGGACTCAGGGTAAAGACATGCCGACAGTGCGCTCAGGCACAGTCGCCGCTGTAATGGATAACAAGATCTGCGTCATGGGCGGTGGACTTAAACTCCAGGACGGGCGGTTTCAGTTCTTCAGGACAGTTGAGATCTATGACCCTGAAAAAGATACATGGAGGACCGGCCCGGACATGCTCATGCCACATGATTATCCGGCATCAGCAGTATACAATAACCGCATCTATGTCATTGGCGGGCATCATCCTGATGCTACAAACGGAGGCCCCATGACAGACCCCGGTTTCGCATTTTCCGAATCATTTGCCCCTGGGGATGCCTTCTGGCAGGAGATTCCCCCAATGCCTACCCCCCGTTTTGCACTTGCATCTGCAGTAGCAGACAACAGGATTATCGTCATGGGCGGCGCAGGTTTGAGGCCAGAGGGATTCACAAATTATGACCTGATGGAATCTTATGACCCAGCTGTAAACAAATGGGGTAATTCAGGGATGAGACTCCCATGGCCTGCCGCAGGCCTGGGAGCCGTGGTTCATAACAGCAGGCTGTATGTCATTGGCGGAAACAGCGGCAGTAAGATAGAAGACCGCTTCGCATGCCTTGAACCAGGCCACAACAAATGGGAAGAGCTTGAACCGCTGAAAAAGGGAAGAATCGTGATGGGGATGGCAACTATCGGTGATACCGTCTATGTCATAGGCGGCCGGGGACCGGATGGCAAGACCCCGGTTTCTGATGTCTGTTCACTTGACATGCGATGACACCCAGTTATCAATAGAAACCGCAATCTCTTCAGGTATATCAGTAAACCTGACTCCATAACCAGGTTCGAGTTTGCCGGCTTTACTAAACCTCCGTGCCCATATCACCTCGCACTGGCATCTGACTTTGATATCTGTATCCGGTATCTGAAAAGATATATTGAATCTGTCGCCAGGGTTACGGGGATTGATGGATGCAACAAACAATCCTCCCCTGCTGATGTCTTTTGCATAACCAAATAAAGGCTTTAGCAGGGCATCTTCAGCCACCTTAAAGATTATTATGGG harbors:
- a CDS encoding PilZ domain-containing protein codes for the protein MDDIDEIEIPQKPPDKRRYLRDPIIIFKVAEDALLKPLFGYAKDISRGGLFVASINPRNPGDRFNISFQIPDTDIKVRCQCEVIWARRFSKAGKLEPGYGVRFTDIPEEIAVSIDNWVSSHVK